In a single window of the Saccharothrix australiensis genome:
- a CDS encoding phytanoyl-CoA dioxygenase family protein, with product MSEKTLPAPTTDFAQAKRDVREHGYAVLAGLLSADQVARLRERVEVVAAEQRERQEDWTTNGNQKVFMLLNHGQEFLELAEHPVAVEFAADQVGPDPLLSSITANIAKPGNVQQQLHADQQYVPEPWPYVSSMNVVWALDDFTSENGATVVVPGSHLLQRAPDGTHERLESITGPAGSAVVLDGRVWHGAGVNKTESGTRIAILSHYCAPYIRQQENIMRSLRPEVRSSLTAGQRKLLGYDVWSGLGVVGGPPRDWTTRKDRSGPTNADGLFQD from the coding sequence GTGTCCGAGAAGACACTGCCCGCTCCTACCACCGATTTCGCCCAGGCCAAGCGCGACGTCCGGGAGCACGGCTACGCCGTGCTGGCCGGCCTGCTGAGCGCCGACCAGGTCGCGCGGCTGCGCGAGCGCGTCGAGGTCGTCGCCGCCGAGCAGCGCGAGCGGCAGGAGGACTGGACGACCAACGGGAACCAGAAGGTCTTCATGCTCCTCAACCACGGCCAGGAGTTCCTGGAGCTGGCGGAGCACCCCGTGGCCGTCGAGTTCGCCGCGGACCAGGTCGGGCCCGACCCGCTGCTGTCGAGCATCACCGCGAACATCGCCAAGCCCGGCAACGTGCAGCAGCAGCTGCACGCCGACCAGCAGTACGTCCCGGAGCCGTGGCCGTACGTGTCGTCGATGAACGTCGTGTGGGCGCTCGACGACTTCACCTCCGAGAACGGCGCCACCGTGGTCGTGCCCGGAAGCCACCTGCTCCAGCGCGCGCCCGACGGCACCCACGAGCGGCTGGAGTCCATCACCGGCCCGGCGGGCAGCGCGGTCGTGCTCGACGGCCGGGTGTGGCACGGCGCGGGCGTGAACAAGACCGAGTCCGGCACCCGGATCGCGATCCTGTCGCACTACTGCGCGCCCTACATCCGGCAGCAGGAGAACATCATGCGCTCCCTCAGGCCCGAGGTCCGCTCGTCCCTCACGGCCGGCCAGCGCAAGCTGCTCGGCTACGACGTGTGGTCGGGGCTCGGCGTGGTCGGCGGTCCCCCGCGCGACTGGACGACGCGCAAGGACCGCAGCGGTCCCACCAACGCCGACGGCCTGTTCCAGGACTGA
- a CDS encoding glycosyltransferase: protein MPGRFASRTSGQSWNRPPKAAVLYLTNQSSYPPHSGGQVREWQFLSRLDGLYEVHFVAVTPHFDRDVETFDALLRHCRTVTFFEADPAEGDPAVLPDRVRRHCRADVNPYLRSFIAANGISFVHVEGFFLMPHVPEDCGVPVHLVEENIEYQLEKSRQEVLGGDGPHWTVTRDLEHAAWRRAAKCGVVSLDDEAVMRADMPDLSVSWLPMGCDHFRASDDPGEFGRTTVDGPLVVYTGSAAWSPSRDATLWLLDHIWPRVRARVPAATLAVAGSGQTREALGLTEVDPSVRLLGTLPSFGPLLGAADVFLCPLRFGGGTKAKILEGLAAGCAVVSTPAGVQGIDPEVREAVLVRDSAEELADAVTHLLVDGASAEQLRKHLDSVRHLLPTWDDALSHLDKAWSETAGK from the coding sequence ATGCCGGGACGATTCGCGTCGCGGACCTCGGGGCAGTCCTGGAACCGGCCGCCCAAGGCAGCGGTGCTCTACCTGACCAACCAGTCGTCGTACCCGCCGCACAGCGGCGGCCAGGTGCGCGAGTGGCAGTTCCTGTCCAGGCTGGACGGGCTGTACGAGGTGCACTTCGTCGCGGTGACACCGCACTTCGACCGGGACGTCGAGACGTTCGACGCCCTGCTGCGGCACTGCCGCACCGTCACGTTCTTCGAGGCGGACCCGGCGGAGGGCGACCCGGCGGTGCTGCCCGACCGCGTCCGGCGGCACTGCCGCGCCGACGTCAACCCGTACCTGCGGTCGTTCATCGCGGCCAACGGCATCTCCTTCGTCCACGTGGAGGGCTTCTTCCTCATGCCGCACGTGCCCGAGGACTGCGGCGTGCCCGTGCACCTGGTCGAGGAGAACATCGAGTACCAGCTGGAGAAGAGCAGGCAGGAGGTGCTCGGCGGGGACGGTCCGCACTGGACGGTCACCCGCGACCTCGAACACGCCGCGTGGCGGCGGGCCGCGAAGTGCGGCGTGGTGAGCCTGGACGACGAAGCGGTGATGCGCGCGGACATGCCCGACCTGTCGGTGTCGTGGCTGCCGATGGGCTGCGACCACTTCCGCGCGTCGGACGACCCCGGCGAGTTCGGGCGCACCACCGTGGACGGTCCGCTGGTGGTCTACACCGGCAGCGCGGCGTGGAGCCCGAGCCGCGACGCCACCCTGTGGCTGCTCGACCACATCTGGCCGCGGGTGCGGGCACGGGTGCCCGCGGCGACGCTCGCCGTCGCGGGCAGCGGCCAGACACGGGAGGCGCTCGGCCTCACCGAGGTCGACCCGTCCGTCCGGCTGCTCGGCACCCTGCCGAGCTTCGGACCGCTGCTCGGCGCGGCGGACGTCTTCCTCTGCCCGCTGCGGTTCGGCGGTGGCACCAAGGCGAAGATCCTGGAGGGCCTGGCCGCCGGCTGCGCCGTGGTCAGCACGCCCGCGGGCGTCCAGGGCATCGACCCCGAGGTCCGCGAGGCGGTCCTGGTGCGCGACTCGGCGGAGGAACTCGCGGACGCCGTCACCCACCTGCTGGTGGACGGCGCGTCCGCCGAGCAGCTGCGCAAGCACCTCGACTCGGTCCGCCACCTCCTGCCCACGTGGGATGACGCCCTGTCGCACCTGGACAAGGCGTGGTCCGAGACAGCCGGCAAGTGA
- a CDS encoding amidinotransferase — MTIVSSYNEWDPLEEVIIGTARGAGKLAFEPALAAYYPKADPERGFKGAPYPPEDVERAERQLDTFALALEKEGVTVQRPDPVNHIAPFSTPDFEVANGHAQTCPRDVMLVVGDRIIEVPMAQRGRFFEYRAYRRLVKEYFAGGAQWVAAPRPQLTAETYTEDYTTEDELYDFTTHPALTEFEPLFDAASFTRCGRDIFVQPDVVTNRFGIEWLRRYLGPEFRVRVVEFTDRYPQHIDTTLVPLRPGLALTNPERPFKDDSAKFFADNDWRLVDAVPSVRTGPPTTRDVSNWISMNILMLNPETVVVESAETPLIELFKSLKIDVITVDFDAVFQFGGSFHCCSLDIRRQGELQSYFA, encoded by the coding sequence ATGACCATCGTCTCTTCCTACAACGAGTGGGACCCCCTGGAAGAGGTCATCATCGGTACGGCTCGTGGTGCGGGCAAACTCGCGTTCGAACCGGCACTGGCCGCCTACTACCCGAAAGCCGACCCGGAGCGCGGGTTCAAGGGCGCACCGTACCCGCCGGAGGACGTGGAGCGGGCCGAGCGCCAGCTCGACACGTTCGCCCTGGCGCTGGAGAAGGAGGGCGTCACGGTCCAGCGCCCCGACCCGGTGAACCACATCGCGCCGTTCTCCACCCCCGACTTCGAGGTGGCCAACGGGCACGCGCAGACCTGCCCGCGCGACGTCATGCTGGTCGTCGGCGACCGCATCATCGAGGTCCCGATGGCGCAGCGCGGCCGGTTCTTCGAGTACCGGGCCTACCGGCGGCTGGTCAAGGAGTACTTCGCCGGTGGCGCGCAGTGGGTCGCCGCGCCGCGCCCGCAGCTCACCGCGGAGACCTACACCGAGGACTACACCACCGAGGACGAGCTGTACGACTTCACCACGCACCCCGCGCTGACGGAGTTCGAGCCGCTGTTCGACGCCGCGTCGTTCACCCGGTGCGGTCGGGACATCTTCGTCCAGCCCGACGTGGTGACCAACAGGTTCGGCATCGAGTGGCTCCGCCGCTACCTCGGCCCGGAGTTCCGGGTGCGGGTCGTCGAGTTCACCGACCGCTACCCGCAGCACATCGACACCACCCTCGTCCCGCTGCGCCCCGGCCTCGCCCTGACCAACCCGGAGCGCCCCTTCAAGGACGACTCGGCGAAGTTCTTCGCCGACAACGACTGGCGCCTGGTCGACGCCGTCCCGTCGGTGCGCACCGGCCCGCCGACCACGCGCGACGTGAGCAACTGGATCTCGATGAACATCCTGATGCTCAACCCGGAGACGGTCGTGGTCGAGTCGGCGGAGACCCCGCTGATCGAGCTGTTCAAGTCGCTCAAGATCGACGTCATCACCGTCGACTTCGACGCGGTGTTCCAGTTCGGCGGCAGCTTCCACTGCTGCAGCCTGGACATCCGCCGCCAAGGCGAGTTGCAGAGCTACTTCGCCTAG